One genomic region from Bombyx mori chromosome 6, ASM3026992v2 encodes:
- the LOC101740488 gene encoding transmembrane protein 135 isoform X1, which yields MVEISKHFLDNSDLVFLSCSKAIHPWTDSCFKAFWGMSLACGKGAAKFFGIIYTMSFLQILMRGKKLGKKEIIEQFKLYLKSGIFGLTVGSSFVTLNCIFRKLFFSEFSYYTTVLLPCTVSGLAVYFEPPHRRVLVVNLFVNLVFEYWVRTLEMKGWLRRSPRKETLIFMLGSAVFFYLMRRDRESGKQTPLFWFFTPPRVSKETGQPVGGVEGRSPACPHRGPCLNYILKGTLKLFGVGCAMTMLRAVIPKILTPMKALKSLRLAHLRLGIFFGGYIGIYRLVVCALCRAYGRDSASYALPAGLLAGAAFRAAPSTPIALAPITSSLQILASWAYQREMLPANLPLVEILYCLCQGLLFHARVMHEDACPRYIINLMHTVTSSKADQIQGAFIEKMLKSL from the exons ATGGTGGAAATCAGCAAACATTTTCTAGACAATTCTGATTTGGTTTTTCTTTCATGCTCGAAAGCTATTCATCCGTGGACTGACAGCTGTTTCAAAGCTTTTTGGGGAATGTCACTGGCATGTGGAAAAGGGGCAGCAAAATTTTTCGGGATTATATATACAATGTCTTTC ctTCAAATTCTGATGCGAGGGAAGAAACTTGGCAAGAAAGAAATTATAGAGCAATTCAAGTTGTATTTGAAGTCTGGAATATTTGGACTCACCGTAGGCAGTTCGTTTGTGACCCTCAACTGTATATTCAG GAAGCTTTTCTTCAGCGAGTTCTCGTACTACACGACTGTGTTATTGCCATGTACCGTGAGCGGACTGGCCGTGTATTTCGAGCCGCCCCATCGAAGAGTATTGGTCGTCAATCTCTTTGTGAATTTG GTGTTTGAATATTGGGTTCGAACTTTGGAAATGAAAGGATGGCTTCGGCGTTCGCCCCGTAAGGAGACCTTGATCTTCATGCTGGGCAGTGCCGTCTTTTTCTATTTGATGCGGAGAGACAGAGAGAGCGGCAAACAAACACCTCTATTCTG GTTTTTCACACCGCCACGTGTTTCCAAGGAAACTGGCCAGCCAGTCGGTGGCGTGGAAGGCCGAAGCCCTGCCTGCCCGCACAGGGGTCCTTGTCTgaattatatattaaag ggTACTTTAAAACTTTTCGGCGTGGGTTGCGCGATGACCATGCTCCGTGCAGTAATACCTAAAATCCTGACTCCGATGAAAGCGTTGAAGTCCCTAAGACTGGCCCATTTGAGACTGGGAATTTTCTTCGGAGGCTACATAGGAATATATAGG CTGGTGGTTTGTGCACTGTGTCGAGCGTATGGCAGGGACAGCGCTTCTTACGCGTTGCCCGCGGGCCTCCTCGCCGGCGCCGCGTTCAGGGCGGCCCCCTCCACGCCGATCGCGTTGGCCCCGATCACGTCCTCCCTGCAA ATCTTGGCGTCGTGGGCGTATCAGCGCGAGATGTTACCGGCGAACCTGCCGCTGGTCGAGATACTGTATTGCTTGTGTCAGGGGCTGTTGTTCCACGCTCGCGTCATGCACGAGGACGCCTGCCCCCGGTACATCATCAACCTGATGCACACCGTCACCAGCTCTAA ggCCGATCAAATTCAAGGTGCTTTCATAGAGAAAATGTTGAAGAGCTTGTGA
- the LOC101740629 gene encoding heat shock protein 68 isoform X2 → MVPAVGIDLGTTYSCVGIFQHSKVEIIANDQGNRTTPSYVAFTETERLIGDPAKNQVAMNPKNTVFDAKRLIGRKFGDPKVQQDIKHWPFQVISEGGEPKIVVEYKGDTRKFAPEEISSMVLTKMKEIAEKFLGGVVNDAVITVPAYFNDSQRQATKDAGVIAGLNVLRIINEPTAAALAYGLDKNLKGERNVLIFDLGGGTFDVSVLQISEGSLFEVKSTAGDTHLGGEDFDSRMVDHFCQEFEKKYKRKIKENPKALRRLRTACERCKRTLSSSTEASIEIDALHDGIDFYSKLSRARFEDLCSDLFRQTLEPVEQALKDAGFNTREIHDVVMVGGSTRIPKIQRLLQDFFGGKTLNMSINPDEAVAYGAAVQAAILTGSKDTRIQDVLLVDVIPLSLGIETAGGVMTRLVDRNSTIPTTQKKIFTTYADNQPAIYEGERVLTKDNNLLGTFNLSGIPPAPRGVPQIEVTFDVDANGILNVSAEDRSTGRSENITISNDKGRLSKQDIENMLRDAEKFKAEDEAIKKGVESRNRLEGYLFGCKAAVENAGERLTETEKNAVITECSAQLRWLEANPDAPEAQTEQRLKDAQRVCQPVMMKLHGAGGAGARPATSDGPRVEEVN, encoded by the exons ATGGTACCAGCTGTTGGAATAGATCTGGGAACAACATATTCCTGCGTGGGAATCTTCCAGCACAGCAAAGTGGAAATCATAGCTAACGACCAAGGTAACAGAACAACACCATCTTACGTCGCTTTTACTGAGACAGAGAGATTAATTGGAGATCCTGCGAAGAACCAG GTGGCGATGAACCCAAAGAACACAGTTTTTGATGCTAAACGCCTCATCGGACGTAAATTCGGTGATCCAAAAGTACAACAAGACATAAAGCATTGGCCTTTTCAAGTTATTTCGGAAGGTGGTGAACCAAAAATTGTCGTCGAATATAAAGGGGATACAAGGAAATTCGCTCCTGAAGAGATATCTTCAATGGTTTTAACGAAAATGAAAGAAATTGCTGAAAAGTTTCTGGGTGGCGTCGTAAATGATGCAGTCATCACTGTACCGgcttattttaatgattctcaGCGTCAAGCTACAAAAGATGCCGGTGTTATCGCTGGCTTAAACGTTCTTAGAATCATCAACGAGCCAACAGCAGCAGCTCTAGCCTATGGACTGgacaaaaatttaaaaggtGAAAGAAATGTTTTGATATTTGACCTTGGCGGAGGGACTTTTGATGTTTCAGTACTTCAAATATCTGAAGGATCTCTATTTGAAGTAAAATCAACAGCTGGAGACACACATTTGGGTGGTGAAGACTTTGATAGCCGAATGGTAGATCATTTTTGTCAAGAGTTTGAAAAgaaatacaaaagaaaaattaaagaaaatccTAAAGCTTTAAGAAGACTTCGTACCGCTTGCGAAAGATGTAAAAGAACATTATCTTCAAGTACTGAAGCCAGTATAGAAATAGATGCATTACACGATGGTATAGATTTCTATTCTAAACTGTCAAGGGCTCGCTTTGAAGATTTATGTTCGGACTTGTTCAGACAAACTCTTGAACCAGTCGAACAAGCCCTAAAAGATGCAGGATTCAATACAAGAGAAATACACGATGTTGTCATGGTGGGAGGCTCTACTAGAATACCAAAAATCCAACGATTATTGCAG GATTTCTTTGGTGGTAAAACGCTAAATATGTCCATCAATCCAGACGAAGCTGTAGCGTACGGAGCCGCAGTGCAAGCAGCCATTCTCACTGGTAGCAAAGACACACGTATTCAGGATGTGCTCCTTGTTGATGTGATCCCATTGTCTCTCGGTATTGAGACTGCTGGGGGTGTCATGACACGCTTGGTAGACAGGAACTCAACGATACCTACCACACAGAAGAAAATTTTCACCACATACGCTGATAACCAACCTGCT ATTTACGAAGGGGAACGTGTTCTGACCAAAGATAACAACCTTTTGGGTACATTTAATTTGTCTGGAATACCACCAGCTCCAAGAGGAGTACCACAAATAGAG GTAACTTTCGATGTAGATGCCAATGGCATCCTCAATGTTAGCGCTGAAGATAGAAGCACTGGTCGTTCGGAGAACATTACAATTTCAAATGACAAGGGCCGTCTTAGTAAACAGGACATTGAAAATATGCTTAGAGACGCGGAGAAGTTTAAAGCCGAGGATGAAGCTATAAAAAAGGGAGTTGAATCGAGAAACCGACTAGAGGGATACCTTTTTGGATGTAAAGCA GCAGTCGAAAACGCCGGTGAGAGACTGACAGAAACCGAAAAGAACGCAGTTATAACAGAATGCAGTGCCCAGCTGCGATGGCTGGAAGCCAATCCTGACGCGCCAGAAGCACAAACCGAGCAACGCCTCAAGGACGCCCAGAGAGTCTGCCAACCGGTGATGATGAAACTCCATGGAGCTGGAGGAGCCGGCGCTAGACCTGCTACTTCTGATGGACCGAGGGTTGAAGAAGTTAATTAA
- the LOC101740488 gene encoding transmembrane protein 135 isoform X3, with amino-acid sequence MVEISKHFLDNSDLVFLSCSKAIHPWTDSCFKAFWGMSLACGKGAAKFFGIIYTMSFLQILMRGKKLGKKEIIEQFKLYLKSGIFGLTVGSSFVTLNCIFRKLFFSEFSYYTTVLLPCTVSGLAVYFEPPHRRVLVVNLFVNLVFEYWVRTLEMKGWLRRSPRKETLIFMLGSAVFFYLMRRDRESGKQTPLFWFFTPPRVSKETGQPVGGVEGRSPACPHRGPCLNYILKGTLKLFGVGCAMTMLRAVIPKILTPMKALKSLRLAHLRLGIFFGGYIGIYRLVVCALCRAYGRDSASYALPAGLLAGAAFRAAPSTPIALAPITSSLQILASWAYQREMLPANLPLVEILYNHLTPS; translated from the exons ATGGTGGAAATCAGCAAACATTTTCTAGACAATTCTGATTTGGTTTTTCTTTCATGCTCGAAAGCTATTCATCCGTGGACTGACAGCTGTTTCAAAGCTTTTTGGGGAATGTCACTGGCATGTGGAAAAGGGGCAGCAAAATTTTTCGGGATTATATATACAATGTCTTTC ctTCAAATTCTGATGCGAGGGAAGAAACTTGGCAAGAAAGAAATTATAGAGCAATTCAAGTTGTATTTGAAGTCTGGAATATTTGGACTCACCGTAGGCAGTTCGTTTGTGACCCTCAACTGTATATTCAG GAAGCTTTTCTTCAGCGAGTTCTCGTACTACACGACTGTGTTATTGCCATGTACCGTGAGCGGACTGGCCGTGTATTTCGAGCCGCCCCATCGAAGAGTATTGGTCGTCAATCTCTTTGTGAATTTG GTGTTTGAATATTGGGTTCGAACTTTGGAAATGAAAGGATGGCTTCGGCGTTCGCCCCGTAAGGAGACCTTGATCTTCATGCTGGGCAGTGCCGTCTTTTTCTATTTGATGCGGAGAGACAGAGAGAGCGGCAAACAAACACCTCTATTCTG GTTTTTCACACCGCCACGTGTTTCCAAGGAAACTGGCCAGCCAGTCGGTGGCGTGGAAGGCCGAAGCCCTGCCTGCCCGCACAGGGGTCCTTGTCTgaattatatattaaag ggTACTTTAAAACTTTTCGGCGTGGGTTGCGCGATGACCATGCTCCGTGCAGTAATACCTAAAATCCTGACTCCGATGAAAGCGTTGAAGTCCCTAAGACTGGCCCATTTGAGACTGGGAATTTTCTTCGGAGGCTACATAGGAATATATAGG CTGGTGGTTTGTGCACTGTGTCGAGCGTATGGCAGGGACAGCGCTTCTTACGCGTTGCCCGCGGGCCTCCTCGCCGGCGCCGCGTTCAGGGCGGCCCCCTCCACGCCGATCGCGTTGGCCCCGATCACGTCCTCCCTGCAA
- the LOC101740488 gene encoding transmembrane protein 135 isoform X2, protein MVEASKLWFEKACSASECHNLIHPWTYKCTDATSSMLISCIKGSYKFYAMVYVLQILMRGKKLGKKEIIEQFKLYLKSGIFGLTVGSSFVTLNCIFRKLFFSEFSYYTTVLLPCTVSGLAVYFEPPHRRVLVVNLFVNLVFEYWVRTLEMKGWLRRSPRKETLIFMLGSAVFFYLMRRDRESGKQTPLFWFFTPPRVSKETGQPVGGVEGRSPACPHRGPCLNYILKGTLKLFGVGCAMTMLRAVIPKILTPMKALKSLRLAHLRLGIFFGGYIGIYRLVVCALCRAYGRDSASYALPAGLLAGAAFRAAPSTPIALAPITSSLQILASWAYQREMLPANLPLVEILYCLCQGLLFHARVMHEDACPRYIINLMHTVTSSKADQIQGAFIEKMLKSL, encoded by the exons atggtgGAAGCAAGTAAGTTGTGGTTCGAAAAGGCGTGTAGTGCTTCCGAGTGTCACAATCTTATACATCCATGGACCTACAAATGTACGGATGCGACTTCGTCAATGCTTATCAGCTGTATAAAAGGAAGTTATAAGTTTTACGCCATGGTTTATGTT ctTCAAATTCTGATGCGAGGGAAGAAACTTGGCAAGAAAGAAATTATAGAGCAATTCAAGTTGTATTTGAAGTCTGGAATATTTGGACTCACCGTAGGCAGTTCGTTTGTGACCCTCAACTGTATATTCAG GAAGCTTTTCTTCAGCGAGTTCTCGTACTACACGACTGTGTTATTGCCATGTACCGTGAGCGGACTGGCCGTGTATTTCGAGCCGCCCCATCGAAGAGTATTGGTCGTCAATCTCTTTGTGAATTTG GTGTTTGAATATTGGGTTCGAACTTTGGAAATGAAAGGATGGCTTCGGCGTTCGCCCCGTAAGGAGACCTTGATCTTCATGCTGGGCAGTGCCGTCTTTTTCTATTTGATGCGGAGAGACAGAGAGAGCGGCAAACAAACACCTCTATTCTG GTTTTTCACACCGCCACGTGTTTCCAAGGAAACTGGCCAGCCAGTCGGTGGCGTGGAAGGCCGAAGCCCTGCCTGCCCGCACAGGGGTCCTTGTCTgaattatatattaaag ggTACTTTAAAACTTTTCGGCGTGGGTTGCGCGATGACCATGCTCCGTGCAGTAATACCTAAAATCCTGACTCCGATGAAAGCGTTGAAGTCCCTAAGACTGGCCCATTTGAGACTGGGAATTTTCTTCGGAGGCTACATAGGAATATATAGG CTGGTGGTTTGTGCACTGTGTCGAGCGTATGGCAGGGACAGCGCTTCTTACGCGTTGCCCGCGGGCCTCCTCGCCGGCGCCGCGTTCAGGGCGGCCCCCTCCACGCCGATCGCGTTGGCCCCGATCACGTCCTCCCTGCAA ATCTTGGCGTCGTGGGCGTATCAGCGCGAGATGTTACCGGCGAACCTGCCGCTGGTCGAGATACTGTATTGCTTGTGTCAGGGGCTGTTGTTCCACGCTCGCGTCATGCACGAGGACGCCTGCCCCCGGTACATCATCAACCTGATGCACACCGTCACCAGCTCTAA ggCCGATCAAATTCAAGGTGCTTTCATAGAGAAAATGTTGAAGAGCTTGTGA
- the LOC101745559 gene encoding small lysine-rich protein 1, with protein MAGKGKGKKKEKKDADEGGDKKKSKKGAPRGKKGKSKGRCNVDMLTEAAMDNVYYACHNVQELLQARGFHPPDFNKKKKKGKR; from the exons ATGGCCGGTAAAGGAAAAGGAAAGAAAAAGGAAAAGAAAGATGCAGATGaag GTGGAGACAAAAAGAAATCCAAGAAGGGGGCTCCGCGTGGGAAAAAAGGCAAATCCAAAGGCCGTTGCAATGTTGACATGCTGACCGAGGCTGCTATGGACAATGTGTACTACGCGTGCCATAACGTACAGGAATTGCTCCAGGCTAGAGGATTCCATCCACCAGACTTcaataagaagaagaaaaaagggAAACGTTAA
- the LOC101740629 gene encoding heat shock protein 68 isoform X1 — protein MVPAVGIDLGTTYSCVGIFQHSKVEIIANDQGNRTTPSYVAFTETERLIGDPAKNQVAMNPKNTVFDAKRLIGRKFGDPKVQQDIKHWPFQVISEGGEPKIVVEYKGDTRKFAPEEISSMVLTKMKEIAEKFLGGVVNDAVITVPAYFNDSQRQATKDAGVIAGLNVLRIINEPTAAALAYGLDKNLKGERNVLIFDLGGGTFDVSVLQISEGSLFEVKSTAGDTHLGGEDFDSRMVDHFCQEFEKKYKRKIKENPKALRRLRTACERCKRTLSSSTEASIEIDALHDGIDFYSKLSRARFEDLCSDLFRQTLEPVEQALKDAGFNTREIHDVVMVGGSTRIPKIQRLLQDFFGGKTLNMSINPDEAVAYGAAVQAAILTGSKDTRIQDVLLVDVIPLSLGIETAGGVMTRLVDRNSTIPTTQKKIFTTYADNQPAVTIRIYEGERVLTKDNNLLGTFNLSGIPPAPRGVPQIEVTFDVDANGILNVSAEDRSTGRSENITISNDKGRLSKQDIENMLRDAEKFKAEDEAIKKGVESRNRLEGYLFGCKAAVENAGERLTETEKNAVITECSAQLRWLEANPDAPEAQTEQRLKDAQRVCQPVMMKLHGAGGAGARPATSDGPRVEEVN, from the exons ATGGTACCAGCTGTTGGAATAGATCTGGGAACAACATATTCCTGCGTGGGAATCTTCCAGCACAGCAAAGTGGAAATCATAGCTAACGACCAAGGTAACAGAACAACACCATCTTACGTCGCTTTTACTGAGACAGAGAGATTAATTGGAGATCCTGCGAAGAACCAG GTGGCGATGAACCCAAAGAACACAGTTTTTGATGCTAAACGCCTCATCGGACGTAAATTCGGTGATCCAAAAGTACAACAAGACATAAAGCATTGGCCTTTTCAAGTTATTTCGGAAGGTGGTGAACCAAAAATTGTCGTCGAATATAAAGGGGATACAAGGAAATTCGCTCCTGAAGAGATATCTTCAATGGTTTTAACGAAAATGAAAGAAATTGCTGAAAAGTTTCTGGGTGGCGTCGTAAATGATGCAGTCATCACTGTACCGgcttattttaatgattctcaGCGTCAAGCTACAAAAGATGCCGGTGTTATCGCTGGCTTAAACGTTCTTAGAATCATCAACGAGCCAACAGCAGCAGCTCTAGCCTATGGACTGgacaaaaatttaaaaggtGAAAGAAATGTTTTGATATTTGACCTTGGCGGAGGGACTTTTGATGTTTCAGTACTTCAAATATCTGAAGGATCTCTATTTGAAGTAAAATCAACAGCTGGAGACACACATTTGGGTGGTGAAGACTTTGATAGCCGAATGGTAGATCATTTTTGTCAAGAGTTTGAAAAgaaatacaaaagaaaaattaaagaaaatccTAAAGCTTTAAGAAGACTTCGTACCGCTTGCGAAAGATGTAAAAGAACATTATCTTCAAGTACTGAAGCCAGTATAGAAATAGATGCATTACACGATGGTATAGATTTCTATTCTAAACTGTCAAGGGCTCGCTTTGAAGATTTATGTTCGGACTTGTTCAGACAAACTCTTGAACCAGTCGAACAAGCCCTAAAAGATGCAGGATTCAATACAAGAGAAATACACGATGTTGTCATGGTGGGAGGCTCTACTAGAATACCAAAAATCCAACGATTATTGCAG GATTTCTTTGGTGGTAAAACGCTAAATATGTCCATCAATCCAGACGAAGCTGTAGCGTACGGAGCCGCAGTGCAAGCAGCCATTCTCACTGGTAGCAAAGACACACGTATTCAGGATGTGCTCCTTGTTGATGTGATCCCATTGTCTCTCGGTATTGAGACTGCTGGGGGTGTCATGACACGCTTGGTAGACAGGAACTCAACGATACCTACCACACAGAAGAAAATTTTCACCACATACGCTGATAACCAACCTGCTGTGACTATTCGG ATTTACGAAGGGGAACGTGTTCTGACCAAAGATAACAACCTTTTGGGTACATTTAATTTGTCTGGAATACCACCAGCTCCAAGAGGAGTACCACAAATAGAG GTAACTTTCGATGTAGATGCCAATGGCATCCTCAATGTTAGCGCTGAAGATAGAAGCACTGGTCGTTCGGAGAACATTACAATTTCAAATGACAAGGGCCGTCTTAGTAAACAGGACATTGAAAATATGCTTAGAGACGCGGAGAAGTTTAAAGCCGAGGATGAAGCTATAAAAAAGGGAGTTGAATCGAGAAACCGACTAGAGGGATACCTTTTTGGATGTAAAGCA GCAGTCGAAAACGCCGGTGAGAGACTGACAGAAACCGAAAAGAACGCAGTTATAACAGAATGCAGTGCCCAGCTGCGATGGCTGGAAGCCAATCCTGACGCGCCAGAAGCACAAACCGAGCAACGCCTCAAGGACGCCCAGAGAGTCTGCCAACCGGTGATGATGAAACTCCATGGAGCTGGAGGAGCCGGCGCTAGACCTGCTACTTCTGATGGACCGAGGGTTGAAGAAGTTAATTAA